The proteins below come from a single Dermatophilaceae bacterium Soc4.6 genomic window:
- the istA gene encoding IS21 family transposase, protein MKSAEEIMNMLEAFDLTGSLRDAGELSGVSHHTVARYVAARESGVLSDRPAARPQLIDEFLPKIEEWIERSKGKLRADRAHEKLAALGYTGSERTTRRAVAAVKKDYRLGRVRVHRPWVTEPGMWLQYDFGDGPVIDGVKTTLFIAWLAWSRFRVVLPIRDKTMPSVMAALDVTLRRLGGAPTYVLTDNEKTVTTEHVAGVPVRNPGIVAFARHYGLTIHTCVPADPASKGGSESSVKIAKADLVPKDTNLREQYASFAQLEAACEEFCDHVNTRVHRVTRRVPVEMLAEEHARLHPIPLVPHTVAFGVTRTVPPSTPMVSFEGGQYSVPARLLGQTVWVRVHGKGADEVIVLVHVGPTGPVEVARHARATPGSPKINDDHFPHTPVGALGRKPLARNAAEVEFLTIGDGARLWLSEAAAAGTTKIRVKMAQAVTLAKLFDTKDVDWALGHAAVHARFAEADLASILDHHQHVTRNAAVSRAGEDGSLTQGTSSWAALGAATTSTLTSGPETASSSALCNDRAVTVNDPRPEVTS, encoded by the coding sequence ATGAAGTCTGCCGAGGAGATCATGAACATGTTGGAAGCCTTCGACCTGACCGGGTCGTTGCGGGACGCCGGGGAGTTGTCCGGGGTCTCGCACCACACCGTCGCGAGGTACGTCGCCGCCCGCGAATCGGGCGTCCTGTCCGATCGTCCCGCTGCGAGACCGCAGCTGATCGACGAGTTCCTGCCCAAGATCGAGGAGTGGATCGAGCGGTCCAAGGGCAAGCTCCGCGCGGATCGAGCCCACGAGAAGCTCGCAGCCCTCGGGTACACCGGGTCCGAGCGCACGACCCGACGCGCGGTCGCGGCGGTGAAGAAGGACTACCGCCTCGGTCGTGTCCGCGTCCACCGTCCGTGGGTGACGGAGCCGGGGATGTGGCTGCAGTACGACTTCGGTGACGGCCCGGTCATCGACGGGGTGAAGACCACGTTGTTCATCGCGTGGTTGGCGTGGTCGCGGTTCCGGGTGGTCCTGCCGATCCGGGACAAGACGATGCCGTCGGTGATGGCCGCGCTCGACGTGACGCTGCGCCGGCTCGGTGGCGCCCCGACGTACGTGTTGACGGACAACGAGAAGACCGTCACGACCGAGCATGTCGCCGGGGTGCCGGTGCGCAACCCGGGGATCGTCGCCTTCGCTCGGCACTACGGTCTCACCATTCACACCTGCGTCCCGGCTGACCCGGCGTCGAAGGGTGGGTCGGAGTCGTCGGTGAAGATCGCCAAGGCTGACCTGGTCCCGAAGGACACGAACCTGCGCGAGCAGTACGCCTCGTTCGCGCAGCTCGAGGCCGCGTGCGAGGAGTTCTGTGACCACGTCAACACGAGGGTCCACCGGGTCACCCGCCGGGTCCCGGTGGAGATGCTCGCCGAGGAACACGCCCGGCTTCACCCCATCCCGCTCGTCCCGCACACGGTCGCGTTTGGGGTGACCCGGACCGTGCCGCCGAGCACCCCGATGGTCTCGTTCGAGGGTGGGCAGTACTCCGTCCCGGCCCGGCTGCTCGGTCAAACGGTGTGGGTCCGCGTCCACGGCAAAGGCGCTGACGAGGTGATCGTGCTCGTGCACGTCGGCCCGACCGGGCCGGTCGAAGTCGCCCGCCACGCCCGTGCTACCCCGGGCAGCCCGAAGATCAACGATGACCACTTCCCCCACACCCCCGTGGGGGCGCTGGGGCGGAAACCGTTGGCCCGGAACGCTGCTGAGGTTGAGTTCCTGACCATCGGTGACGGTGCCCGGCTGTGGCTGAGCGAGGCCGCGGCCGCGGGCACGACGAAGATCCGGGTCAAGATGGCCCAGGCCGTGACGTTGGCGAAGCTGTTCGACACCAAGGACGTCGACTGGGCGCTGGGCCACGCCGCGGTTCACGCCCGGTTCGCCGAGGCCGACCTCGCGTCCATCCTCGATCACCACCAACACGTCACGCGGAACGCGGCGGTCAGCCGTGCCGGAGAAGACGGGTCCCTGACCCAGGGCACCTCCAGCTGGGCCGCCCTCGGCGCTGCCACGACTTCGACCTTGACCTCGGGCCCGGAGACGGCGTCGTCGTCGGCGCTGTGTAACGACCGTGCTGTCACGGTCAACGACCCTCGACCGGAGGTGACCTCGTGA
- a CDS encoding NCS1 family nucleobase:cation symporter-1, which produces MSDTIIDAPAPPSAEHPAGVGVIKPGYHPRLTNDDLAPLRDQNWTWYNIFAFWMSDVHSVGGYVTAGSLFALGLTSWQVFICLIAGISIVLFFTNLVAKPSQRTGVPFPVICRSVFGVVGANIPAIIRGLIAVAWYGIQTYLASAALDILVVRLWPSAASYGDVAQHGFLGLSALGYVTFAILWVLQAAVFWTGMDTIRKFIDFCGPAVYVVMILLCGYLLVQAKFQINLDLSSKHLTGTAVISTMFAATALVVSYFSGPMLNFGDFSRYSESFEAVKKGNFWGLPVNFTMFSVLTVLTAAATLPVYGELITDPVKTVGKMDSTFAIVLAALTFATATIGINIVANFVSPAFDFSHVNPQKISWRTGGMIAAVGSVLITPWNLYKNPDTIHYTLDTLGAFIGPLFGVLICHYYLIHKQKVAIDDLFTMDESGIYHYTRGFNPAAVAATAIAAVIAIACVFVPGMNRANDYSWFIGCGLGLVVYYVLARRAGIDTMMDLRSGDDVVVG; this is translated from the coding sequence ATGAGCGATACGATCATAGACGCACCAGCTCCCCCCAGCGCGGAGCACCCGGCCGGCGTCGGCGTCATCAAGCCGGGTTACCACCCCCGGCTCACGAACGACGACCTCGCACCACTTCGGGACCAGAACTGGACCTGGTACAACATCTTCGCCTTCTGGATGTCGGACGTGCACAGTGTCGGCGGGTACGTCACGGCCGGCAGCCTCTTTGCCCTCGGACTGACCAGCTGGCAGGTCTTCATCTGCCTCATCGCCGGGATCTCGATCGTGCTCTTCTTCACCAATCTGGTGGCCAAGCCCAGCCAGCGAACCGGCGTCCCTTTCCCGGTGATCTGTCGGTCCGTCTTCGGAGTCGTCGGAGCCAACATCCCGGCGATCATCCGCGGCCTCATCGCGGTGGCCTGGTACGGCATCCAGACCTATCTGGCGTCCGCCGCACTGGACATCCTCGTGGTGCGCCTGTGGCCGTCGGCCGCCTCCTACGGCGACGTGGCCCAGCACGGGTTCCTCGGTCTCTCGGCCCTCGGCTACGTCACCTTCGCGATCCTCTGGGTGCTGCAGGCAGCCGTCTTCTGGACCGGCATGGACACGATCCGCAAGTTCATCGACTTCTGCGGGCCGGCGGTCTACGTCGTCATGATCCTCCTGTGCGGCTACCTGCTCGTCCAGGCCAAGTTCCAAATCAACCTCGACCTGTCGAGCAAGCACCTGACCGGGACCGCGGTGATCTCCACCATGTTCGCCGCCACCGCACTGGTCGTGTCGTACTTCTCCGGGCCGATGCTGAACTTCGGTGACTTCTCGCGTTACAGCGAGAGCTTCGAGGCCGTCAAGAAGGGCAACTTCTGGGGCCTACCGGTCAACTTCACGATGTTCTCGGTCCTGACCGTCCTGACGGCTGCCGCCACCCTCCCGGTCTACGGCGAGCTGATCACCGACCCGGTCAAGACCGTGGGCAAGATGGACAGCACGTTCGCCATCGTCCTGGCCGCGCTGACCTTCGCTACGGCGACCATCGGCATCAACATCGTCGCGAACTTCGTCTCCCCCGCGTTCGACTTCTCCCACGTCAACCCGCAGAAGATCAGCTGGCGCACCGGTGGCATGATCGCGGCCGTCGGGTCGGTGCTCATCACGCCGTGGAACCTCTACAAGAACCCGGACACCATCCACTACACGCTCGACACACTCGGTGCGTTCATCGGACCGCTGTTCGGGGTCCTTATCTGTCACTACTACCTCATCCACAAGCAGAAGGTCGCCATCGACGACCTGTTCACCATGGACGAGTCAGGTATCTACCACTACACCCGGGGATTCAACCCGGCCGCGGTCGCCGCCACCGCCATCGCCGCCGTCATCGCGATCGCCTGTGTCTTCGTCCCCGGTATGAACCGGGCCAACGACTACAGCTGGTTCATCGGCTGCGGTCTCGGGCTCGTTGTCTACTACGTGCTCGCCCGCCGTGCCGGAATCGACACGATGATGGACCTGCGCAGCGGCGACGACGTGGTGGTTGGCTGA
- a CDS encoding ion channel, translating into MSDVQGQHPSGDESRRQRWEARANRPLTLAAVLFLIAYAWPVLEPDLSGPLAAGCQVVTWATWALFVVDYVARFVLSSRRVAFVRSNVLDLGAVALPLLRPLRLLRLVALLSVMNRYAGGSLRGRVAVYVAGSTSLILFVASLAVLDAERQAEGANITTFGDALWWSMTTVTTVGYGDRFPVTTEGRFIAGGLMLAGIALLGIVTASLASWLLDRVREVEEESQGTTRADIDALTAEVRALRSELAQREVRLSTEAD; encoded by the coding sequence ATGAGCGACGTGCAGGGACAGCACCCTTCCGGTGATGAGTCGCGGCGTCAGCGTTGGGAGGCCAGGGCGAACCGGCCCCTGACTCTCGCGGCCGTCCTGTTCCTGATCGCCTATGCCTGGCCGGTGCTCGAGCCGGATCTGTCCGGTCCGCTGGCGGCCGGCTGCCAGGTGGTGACCTGGGCGACGTGGGCGCTCTTCGTTGTTGACTACGTCGCCCGCTTCGTGCTGTCGAGCCGCCGTGTGGCGTTCGTTCGCAGCAACGTGCTGGACCTGGGTGCCGTCGCCCTGCCGCTGCTGCGCCCCTTGCGGCTCCTACGGTTGGTGGCGTTGCTGTCGGTGATGAACCGCTACGCGGGGGGTTCGCTGCGCGGCCGGGTCGCGGTCTACGTCGCGGGGTCGACGTCTCTGATCCTGTTCGTGGCGTCGCTTGCGGTGCTCGACGCTGAGCGGCAGGCCGAGGGCGCGAACATCACGACGTTCGGGGACGCGCTGTGGTGGTCGATGACCACGGTCACGACGGTCGGTTACGGCGACCGGTTCCCGGTGACGACCGAGGGGCGGTTCATCGCTGGTGGGCTCATGCTCGCGGGGATCGCACTGCTGGGCATCGTCACAGCCTCTCTCGCCTCATGGCTCTTGGACAGGGTCCGTGAGGTCGAGGAGGAAAGCCAGGGCACCACACGCGCGGATATCGACGCGCTGACTGCGGAGGTACGTGCGCTCAGATCAGAGCTTGCACAGCGTGAGGTCCGTCTCAGCACGGAAGCCGACTGA
- a CDS encoding Ltp family lipoprotein: protein MSKREAKADKAAEKARAKAQRNWFSRHKILTGLAVLLILIIGRAATTGGGSAPTTAATPAASASAAPSTKAAAAKTPAATPKPAAPALTAGQGNAVKAAENYLNLTAFSRAGLIKQLSSSAGDGYSVQDATYAADHVEVNWNDQAAKAAKNYLGLTSFSRAGLIKQLTSSAGDGYTLDQATYGVTKAGL from the coding sequence TTGAGCAAGCGCGAGGCCAAGGCAGACAAGGCCGCCGAGAAGGCCAGAGCCAAGGCACAACGCAACTGGTTCTCGAGGCACAAGATCCTGACTGGGCTGGCAGTCCTGCTCATTCTCATCATCGGCCGCGCCGCCACCACCGGCGGCGGGAGCGCGCCGACGACAGCGGCAACCCCGGCAGCGTCGGCCTCAGCCGCTCCATCAACTAAGGCCGCTGCAGCCAAGACTCCCGCAGCAACGCCAAAGCCCGCTGCTCCCGCGTTGACAGCTGGTCAGGGGAACGCTGTGAAGGCAGCCGAGAACTACCTCAACCTCACGGCCTTCTCTCGTGCGGGCCTGATCAAGCAGTTGTCCTCCTCGGCCGGCGACGGTTACTCGGTCCAAGACGCGACCTACGCGGCCGATCACGTGGAGGTCAACTGGAACGATCAGGCTGCCAAAGCCGCCAAAAACTACCTCGGCCTGACGTCCTTCTCACGGGCGGGCCTGATCAAGCAGCTAACGTCCTCGGCTGGCGACGGTTACACGCTCGACCAGGCGACGTACGGTGTGACCAAGGCGGGTCTCTAG
- a CDS encoding GntR family transcriptional regulator, whose amino-acid sequence MAGASSQSGLIERLVSVSPGQPCGQQEILQELRRVILTGDAPPGTSIPLEAVAQFFAVSVIPVRESLKTLIGEGLVDHVPRGGYRVAQLTRDELREFYVIREVLEAAGLRSAVARANAADDAAAVAIHEALAAELVAEDYRAYHRDSRRFHLALLKPSGMQRLLHMFELAWNVTDPAQPMAAVSTVDRERMYADHSAMLAAFVARDADELVRRSRKHYKRLERAVDDA is encoded by the coding sequence GTGGCCGGAGCATCGTCGCAGTCCGGGCTCATTGAACGGCTGGTATCCGTCAGTCCCGGACAACCCTGCGGGCAGCAGGAGATCCTTCAAGAACTGCGTCGGGTGATCCTGACTGGAGACGCACCGCCAGGCACGTCCATTCCGCTCGAAGCGGTCGCGCAGTTCTTTGCGGTGAGTGTCATCCCGGTGCGCGAGTCATTGAAGACCTTGATCGGTGAGGGGCTGGTCGACCATGTGCCCCGTGGCGGTTACCGCGTCGCCCAGCTCACTCGTGACGAGCTCCGCGAGTTCTACGTGATCCGTGAGGTCCTCGAGGCTGCAGGCCTGCGGTCTGCCGTCGCCAGGGCGAATGCCGCCGACGACGCTGCCGCCGTGGCGATCCACGAGGCGCTGGCCGCTGAGCTCGTGGCCGAGGACTACCGGGCGTATCACCGTGACAGCCGACGGTTCCATCTCGCTCTCCTCAAGCCGTCTGGTATGCAGCGCCTGCTCCACATGTTCGAGCTGGCGTGGAACGTCACTGATCCTGCCCAACCCATGGCTGCGGTGTCCACCGTCGACCGGGAGCGCATGTACGCGGACCACTCCGCCATGCTGGCGGCGTTCGTCGCGCGCGACGCGGACGAGCTGGTGCGACGCTCCCGCAAGCACTACAAGCGGCTCGAGCGAGCCGTCGACGATGCCTGA
- the istB gene encoding IS21-like element helper ATPase IstB, producing the protein MSSATKTTAAPALGVPAPPPLPDDLEALLRRLRLPHIRRHAPEVVATAKAQRWEPVEVLRALLGEEAAGRERSALATRRSTAGFPTGKTFDAWDPQASSIPAPTQQALRTLEWVHRRENLVVCGPSGTGKTFLLEALGQQAVEQGLKVAWFTLEDLGILLRRHRADDTVTRAIARVLRADLVVVDDIGLLPVAHDAAEGLYRLVDAAYEKRSIAISSNLHPASFDELMPKTLATATVDRLLHHAHICQTTGDSVRLTQALAGAGVSPLT; encoded by the coding sequence GTGAGCTCGGCGACGAAGACGACCGCAGCCCCGGCCCTGGGTGTCCCGGCCCCACCGCCGCTGCCCGACGACCTCGAGGCGCTGCTGCGGCGGTTACGCCTGCCGCACATCCGGCGCCACGCCCCTGAAGTCGTCGCGACCGCGAAGGCCCAACGGTGGGAACCCGTCGAGGTCCTGCGGGCCCTGCTCGGCGAGGAAGCCGCCGGCAGGGAACGGTCCGCCCTCGCGACCCGCCGCAGCACCGCCGGGTTCCCCACGGGCAAGACGTTCGACGCGTGGGACCCGCAGGCCTCCTCGATCCCCGCGCCGACCCAGCAGGCCCTGCGGACCTTGGAGTGGGTCCACCGGCGGGAGAACCTCGTCGTGTGCGGCCCCTCGGGCACCGGCAAGACGTTCCTGCTCGAGGCCCTGGGCCAGCAAGCCGTCGAGCAAGGCCTGAAGGTCGCCTGGTTCACCCTCGAAGACCTCGGCATCCTGCTACGCCGCCACCGCGCCGACGACACCGTCACCCGCGCCATCGCCCGCGTCCTGCGAGCAGATCTCGTCGTGGTCGACGACATTGGCCTGCTCCCCGTGGCCCACGACGCCGCCGAGGGCCTATACCGCCTCGTCGATGCCGCGTACGAGAAGCGGTCCATCGCGATCAGCTCGAACCTGCACCCCGCCTCGTTCGACGAGCTGATGCCCAAGACCCTCGCAACCGCGACCGTCGACCGGCTCCTGCACCACGCCCACATCTGTCAGACCACCGGCGACAGCGTCCGCCTGACCCAAGCCCTCGCCGGCGCGGGGGTGAGCCCCTTGACCTGA